The following coding sequences are from one Triticum aestivum cultivar Chinese Spring chromosome 5A, IWGSC CS RefSeq v2.1, whole genome shotgun sequence window:
- the LOC123104207 gene encoding uncharacterized protein isoform X1, translated as MSTTLQSTKRSGATTRATWGLATPLKCGIIPNPKKRKTHTRTHTPTPHTASRRTLGRARTMVASATRVAAKQAEEALQAGEAGGAAGDWQERRAEEAVKAGGAGGGQSPADAYFYPVRAAKKVSHTSAITIDISSKVIDISKLLWHKVSVNLRHIRCSHLGMHYY; from the exons ATGTCGACGACTCTACAGTCAACAAAGAGATCGGGCGCCACGACCCGGGCGACCTGGGGCCTGGCTACGCCACTGAAATGTGGGATCATCCCAAATCCTAAAAAAAGAAAGACACACACGCGCACGCACACACCCACACCCCACACCGCGTCTCGCAGAACCCTAGGAAGGGCTAGAACCATGGTGGCGTCGGCGACACGCGTTGCGGCGAAGCAGGCGGAGGAAGCGCTGCAGGCCGGGGAGGCAGGTGGCGCGGCGGGGGACTGGCAGGAGAGGCGGGCGGAGGAAGCGGTGAAGGCAGGAGGGGCAGGCGGCGGCCAGTCGCCG GCTGATGCATACTTCTACCCTGTGCGAGCTGCCAAGAAGGTGTCTCACACTTCTGCTATAACCATAGATATTAGTAGCAAGGTAATTGACATTTCAAAATTACTTTGGCACAAAGTATCTGTCAATCTAAGGCACATCAGATGTTCACATCTTGGTATGCACTATTACTAA
- the LOC123104207 gene encoding uncharacterized protein isoform X2, whose amino-acid sequence MSTTLQSTKRSGATTRATWGLATPLKCGIIPNPKKRKTHTRTHTPTPHTASRRTLGRARTMVASATRVAAKQAEEALQAGEAGGAAGDWQERRAEEAVKAGGAGGGQSPADAYFYPVRAAKKVSHTSAITIDISSKNKSGPWKSPPPSPIDIKM is encoded by the exons ATGTCGACGACTCTACAGTCAACAAAGAGATCGGGCGCCACGACCCGGGCGACCTGGGGCCTGGCTACGCCACTGAAATGTGGGATCATCCCAAATCCTAAAAAAAGAAAGACACACACGCGCACGCACACACCCACACCCCACACCGCGTCTCGCAGAACCCTAGGAAGGGCTAGAACCATGGTGGCGTCGGCGACACGCGTTGCGGCGAAGCAGGCGGAGGAAGCGCTGCAGGCCGGGGAGGCAGGTGGCGCGGCGGGGGACTGGCAGGAGAGGCGGGCGGAGGAAGCGGTGAAGGCAGGAGGGGCAGGCGGCGGCCAGTCGCCG GCTGATGCATACTTCTACCCTGTGCGAGCTGCCAAGAAGGTGTCTCACACTTCTGCTATAACCATAGATATTAGTAGCAAG AACAAGAGTGGACCTTGGAAATCTCCGCCGCCTTCACCAATTGACATTAAGATGTGA
- the LOC123101428 gene encoding uncharacterized protein: MVAAWPRELWNNWSIQILVLLSLGLQVALFLFAGIRRRGAHSVLRFFLWLAYQLADYTATYALGHLSLKGAPRDQPIVAFWAPFLLLHLGGPDNITAYSLEDNKLWKRHLLSAILQMSGAVYVLYEHVVDRGALLRLASALMFAIGAVKYWERTWALMGGNLDDIRGSIKKQPAAMHGHFHPHDKVFKDGDFDEESLVRRAHSLFHICKRAMVDYPVMEDDSHGQDTTKLIGEVRLWRLMETELSLMYDMLYTKAPVISTCFGYLVRLISPIAIVASLLLFKFIDKNAHRRVDVNITYVLYGGALFMEMTSLLNALGSSWAFAFLSTTSWHWLRYAALCNERWDRLRRVVACLHHLVRVGGGSRYRSRRWSYTMGQYNMLHYCTRSNSALTRPLLGSLAKKVGLGLNELWNRKHFSWVIDMPDHVKDSISEHMKKMYNAGGVNSLGMLKNRWGEEPLAREELLEEGSIFKDSLGVEFQECIIIWHIGTDVFLAKSEQAKEDDVKAIKIISNYMMYLLVDQPDMLPGLSQNRLYQLTCESLVKTWRSTHRRRNMNSGATLKNLFRLHDDADSNSRATDRDELAEKLYDEYESKSFMYDSPRLSYVAQLAKELLAMEKGGTVDPVKLVREVWTDILVYAGNKCSRKFHAEKLNSGGELTTILWLMAEHFYQIYLGSLVKRKKKGNDLAGEGISHPGR, from the coding sequence ATGGTGGCTGCCTGGCCCCGGGAGCTCTGGAACAATTGGTCCATCCAGATCCTGGTGCTCCTCAGCCTCGGGCTCCAGGTCGCCCTCTTCCTCTTTGCCGGGATCCGCCGGCGTGGAGCCCACTCCGTGCTGCGGTTCTTCCTCTGGCTGGCCTATCAGCTGGCCGACTACACGGCGACGTACGCCCTCGGCCACCTCTCCCTCAAGGGCGCGCCGCGCGACCAGCCGATCGTGGCGTTCTGGGCGCCATTCCTCCTGCTGCACCTCGGCGGCCCCGACAACATCACCGCCTACTCTCTGGAGGACAACAAGCTGTGGAAGCGCCACCTGCTGAGTGCCATCCTCCAAATGTCCGGAGCCGTGTATGTCCTCTACGAGCATGTCGTGGACAGAGGGGCGTTGCTCCGGCTTGCCTCCGCCTTGATGTTCGCCATCGGCGCCGTCAAGTACTGGGAGAGGACGTGGGCGCTCATGGGCGGCAACCTCGACGACATCCGAGGCTCCATCAAGAAGCAACCAGCTGCCATGCATGGACATTTCCACCCTCACGATAAAGTGTTCAAGGATGGAGACTTCGATGAGGAGTCCCTTGTGCGACGAGCTCACTCGCTGTTCCACATTTGCAAGCGCGCCATGGTCGACTATCCAGTGATGGAAGATGATTCACACGGCCAAGACACCACCAAATTGATAGGCGAGGTCAGGCTATGGCGGTTGATGGAAACCGAGCTCTCCCTCATGTATGACATGTTGTACACCAAGGCACCGGTCATCTCCACCTGCTTCGGCTACTTGGTACGTCTCATCTCGCCGATCGCCATTGTCGCGTCACTGCTGCTTTTCAAGTTCATTGACAAGAACGCCCACCGCAGAGTTGACGTCAATATCACCTACGTATTGTATGGTGGTGCCTTGTTCATGGAGATGACATCGCTGCTGAACGCCCTAGGCTCCTCTTGGGCATTTGCCTTCCTGAGTACCACGAGCTGGCACTGGCTTCGATACGCAGCTCTGTGCAATGAAAGATGGGACCGCCTCAGGCGTGTGGTTGCATGTCTTCACCATCTTGTCAGGGTAGGAGGAGGCAGCCGGTACAGATCAAGGAGGTGGTCATATACCATGGGACAGTACAACATGCTGCACTATTGCACTCGCTCTAACAGTGCGCTCACCAGGCCTCTGCTTGGCAGTTTGGCCAAGAAGGTGGGACTGGGACTAAATGAGCTTTGGAACAGGAAGCATTTCTCATGGGTTATTGACATGCCTGACCATGTCAAGGATAGTATCTCTGAACATATGAAGAAGATGTACAATGCTGGAGGTGTGAACTCACTGGGCATGCTCAAGAACAGGTGGGGCGAGGAACCACTGGCTCGTGAGGAGTTACTAGAAGAAGGCAGCATATTCAAAGATTCCCTCGGTGTCGAGTTCCAGGAGTGCATCATCATCTGGCACATCGGCACCGATGTTTTCCTCGCCAAGAGCGAGCAAGCCAAAGAAGACGATGTGAAGGCGATCAAGATAATATCCAACTACATGATGTACCTTCTCGTGGACCAACCAGACATGCTACCAGGCCTCTCCCAAAACAGGTTGTACCAACTAACTTGTGAAAGTTTAGTCAAGACTTGGCGATCGACCCATAGGCGTCGGAACATGAACTCGGGTGCCACGCTCAAGAATCTGTTCCGCCTGCACGATGACGCCGATTCTAATTCCAGGGCCACCGACAGAGATGAGCTTGCTGAGAAACTGTATGATGAGTATGAGAGCAAAAGCTTCATGTACGATTCTCCTCGTCTCTCCTACGTAGCTCAACTTGCTAAGGAGCTGTTGGCAATGGAGAAAGGTGGCACGGTTGACCCGGTGAAACTCGTCCGTGAGGTGTGGACGGATATTCTTGTCTACGCAGGCAACAAATGCAGCCGGAAGTTCCACGCCGAGAAGCTCAACAGTGGCGGTGAGTTGACAACAATCCTGTGGCTTATGGCAGAACACTTCTACCAAATTTATCTGGGGAGCCTGgtcaaaagaaagaaaaagggaaatgaTTTAGCAGGAGAAGGCATCAGCCACCCGGGGAGATGA